A genome region from Candidatus Zixiibacteriota bacterium includes the following:
- a CDS encoding NADH-quinone oxidoreductase subunit M — MDFPILTFLTFFPLLGMIAVMLLPKNSDRSVKWTAVFFSFVPLVASVFLVANYDYTVSTIQFIERYTWFPQVNINYFMGADGLSVPMLFLTALLSFISIIVSFGIKERVKEYFAWFLLLEVGMMGVFCALDFFLFYLFWEIMLVPMYFLIGVWGGPRREYAAIKFFLYTLFGSVFMLIGILALYFTTGTLDMMELIANNYLYTRTFQLWIFAAFFIGFAIKVPVWPFHTWLPDAHVEAPTAVSVILAGILLKMGTYGILRISYPMFPEATVYFAKWIAVLGMIGIIYGALVSMAQKDLKKLVAYSSVSHMGFCLLGMAAINTVGISGCLFQMFSHGVITGALFILVGVIYDRAHTREIAAFGGLGAKLPVYTGIFVLFGMAALGLPSMSGFVSEFMIFVGSFTSVYVPTWMVIVSVLGVILGAAYILRMIQHVFLGKFNTRWDGLTEINGREIFTIVPLAILTILIGVYPTSLNMFLKATVENLVKLIIG, encoded by the coding sequence GTGGATTTTCCAATACTTACTTTTTTAACCTTTTTCCCGCTTTTGGGCATGATAGCAGTAATGCTTTTGCCAAAAAACAGCGACCGTTCAGTCAAATGGACTGCCGTATTCTTTTCGTTTGTTCCTTTGGTTGCCTCCGTTTTTCTTGTAGCAAATTATGATTACACGGTTTCGACAATACAATTCATTGAAAGATACACTTGGTTTCCTCAGGTCAACATTAATTATTTTATGGGTGCTGATGGTTTATCTGTGCCGATGCTGTTTCTAACAGCTTTACTATCATTTATATCGATAATAGTCTCGTTCGGCATCAAAGAGCGAGTGAAAGAGTATTTCGCCTGGTTTTTACTTTTAGAGGTTGGCATGATGGGCGTGTTTTGCGCGCTCGACTTTTTCCTTTTCTATTTATTCTGGGAAATCATGTTGGTGCCGATGTACTTTCTTATCGGTGTTTGGGGTGGTCCAAGACGAGAATATGCGGCTATTAAGTTCTTTTTATATACGTTATTTGGGTCGGTTTTCATGCTGATTGGTATTCTGGCGTTGTATTTCACAACCGGCACGCTTGATATGATGGAATTAATAGCCAACAACTACCTGTATACACGCACTTTCCAGCTCTGGATTTTTGCCGCCTTCTTTATCGGTTTTGCAATTAAGGTTCCTGTCTGGCCGTTCCATACATGGCTTCCGGATGCTCACGTTGAGGCGCCAACCGCTGTTTCGGTGATTCTGGCTGGTATCCTTCTGAAAATGGGAACATACGGCATTCTGCGCATCAGCTATCCAATGTTTCCCGAGGCAACGGTTTATTTTGCGAAATGGATTGCGGTTTTGGGCATGATAGGCATTATATATGGCGCTTTAGTATCGATGGCACAGAAAGATTTGAAGAAGCTGGTGGCATATTCGTCGGTTTCGCACATGGGGTTTTGCTTACTGGGCATGGCCGCCATCAATACGGTGGGAATATCCGGCTGCTTATTTCAGATGTTTTCGCATGGCGTAATTACAGGCGCCCTATTTATTTTAGTGGGCGTAATTTATGATAGAGCCCATACTCGTGAGATTGCCGCTTTCGGAGGGCTTGGCGCAAAGCTTCCGGTTTACACAGGCATATTCGTTTTGTTTGGCATGGCAGCGCTTGGCTTGCCAAGCATGTCCGGGTTTGTTTCCGAGTTTATGATATTTGTTGGTTCGTTTACCTCGGTATATGTTCCCACTTGGATGGTTATAGTATCCGTGCTCGGCGTTATTTTGGGCGCTGCATATATTTTAAGGATGATTCAACATGTATTCCTGGGCAAGTTCAATACTCGCTGGGATGGTTTAACAGAGATCAACGGCCGCGAAATTTTCACTATAGTTCCGCTGGCAATATTAACTATTCTGATTGGCGTATATCCCACAAGCTTGAATATGTTTTTAAAGGCTACAGTGGAAAATCTGGTTAAGCTGATTATAGGTTAA